Proteins encoded by one window of Macaca mulatta isolate MMU2019108-1 chromosome 10, T2T-MMU8v2.0, whole genome shotgun sequence:
- the RNF114 gene encoding E3 ubiquitin-protein ligase RNF114, which translates to MAAQQQDGGGAAQLAGPAAEADPLGRFTCPVCLEVYEKPVQVPCGHVFCSACLQECLKPKKPVCGVCRSALAPGVRAMELERQIESTETSCHGCRKNFFLSKIRSHVATCSKYQNYIMEGVKATIKDASLQPRNVPNRYTFPCPYCPEKNFDQEGLVEHCKLFHSTDTKSVVCPICASMPWGDPNYRSANFREHIQRRHRFSYDTFVDYDVDEEDMMNQVLQRSIIDQ; encoded by the exons ATGGCGGCGCAACAGCAAGACGGCGGGGGAGCTGCGCAGCTGGCGGGGCCGGCGGCGGAGGCTGATCCCCTAGGCCGCTTCACGTGTCCCGTGTGCTTAGAGGTGTACGAGAAGCCGGTACAGGTGCCCTGCGGACACGT CTTTTGCTCTGCATGCCTGCAGGAATGTCTGAAGCCGAAGAAGCCTGTCTGTGGGGTGTGTCGCAGCGCTCTGGCACCTGGCGTCCGAGCCATGGAGCTCGAGCGGCAGATTGAGAGCACAGAGACTTCTTGCCATGGCTGCCGTAAGAAT TTCTTCCTATCCAAGATCCGGTCCCATGTGGCTACTTGTTCCAAATACCAGAATTACATCATGGAAGGTGTGAAGGCCACCATTAAGGATGCATCTCTTCAGCCAAG GAATGTTCCAAACCGTTATACCTTTCCTTGTCCTTACTGTCCTGAGAAGAACTTTGATCAGGAAGGACTTGTGGAACACTGCAAATTATTCCATAGCACGGATACCAAATCTGTG GTTTGTCCGATATGTGCCTCGATGCCCTGGGGAGACCCCAACTACCGCAGCGCCAACTTCAGAGAGCACATCCAACGCCGGCACCGGTTTTCTTACGACACTTTCGTG GATTATGATGTTGATGAAGAGGACATGATGAATCAGGTGTTGCAGCGCTCCATCATCGACCAGTGA